A region of bacterium DNA encodes the following proteins:
- a CDS encoding VOC family protein produces the protein MKHPHDRRLDREGALVESEVIPDAHTTFRMPVGSGLRRLTLRVRDLDAVQSFYAERVGMPLQRLNVDSIELTPAGGAFTLELIASPQAPQRPHPSVGLYHFALLLPGRAALAAVIRRLLEAKWPLDGASDHGVSEAFYLRDPEGNGIELYCDRPRESWPVRSGGVEMVTKPLDVTGLLAEAKSPGPLDPATVFGHIHLHVADLGEGERFYAGGLGLDVTQRSYPGALFLSVGGYHHHVGLNTWAQGRRAAEGATGLTRYAWAVPAGALPRLGGHLRARNVPFEEVEAGIALSDPAGVRIEIRET, from the coding sequence GTGAAACACCCTCACGACCGTCGGCTGGACAGGGAGGGAGCGCTCGTGGAATCCGAAGTCATCCCGGACGCGCACACGACGTTCCGCATGCCTGTGGGATCCGGCTTGCGGCGACTCACCCTGAGGGTACGGGATCTCGACGCCGTGCAGTCGTTTTATGCCGAGCGCGTGGGGATGCCGCTTCAGAGGCTCAACGTGGACAGTATCGAACTGACGCCGGCTGGCGGCGCATTTACGCTGGAACTGATCGCATCCCCGCAGGCGCCGCAGCGGCCTCACCCGTCGGTGGGACTCTACCACTTCGCGCTGCTGCTTCCCGGCCGAGCCGCTCTGGCGGCGGTGATCCGGCGCCTTCTGGAGGCGAAGTGGCCGCTCGACGGCGCGAGCGACCACGGGGTATCCGAAGCGTTCTATCTGCGAGATCCTGAGGGGAACGGGATCGAGCTCTACTGCGACCGCCCCCGGGAAAGTTGGCCCGTCCGTTCGGGAGGGGTTGAGATGGTGACCAAGCCGCTGGACGTGACCGGCCTGCTCGCGGAGGCGAAGTCGCCCGGCCCATTGGATCCGGCGACGGTGTTCGGCCATATCCACCTGCACGTCGCCGATCTGGGCGAAGGCGAGCGCTTTTACGCGGGAGGCCTGGGTCTCGATGTCACGCAGCGTTCGTATCCCGGCGCGTTGTTCCTTTCCGTTGGCGGCTACCATCACCATGTGGGCCTCAACACATGGGCTCAAGGCCGGCGAGCAGCCGAAGGTGCAACCGGCCTGACCCGGTACGCCTGGGCCGTGCCCGCTGGGGCGCTCCCCCGGCTGGGGGGGCACTTGCGTGCCCGCAACGTGCCGTTCGAAGAAGTCGAGGCGGGGATCGCGCTCAGTGACCCCGCGGGCGTCCGGATCGAGATCCGCGAAACCTAG
- a CDS encoding aminotransferase class V-fold PLP-dependent enzyme, producing the protein MRSDGAGGSPRVPGPSDLRPQFLLRPGVVFLNHGSYGACPRPVFDTYQQWQRELEEQPVEFLHYRFKGLMRSAREALSTFLNVDPDDVIYVPNATTGLNIVARSLALQPGDEILGTDHEYGALDRTWRFVCEQRGARYVRAGVPVPVDSPDQVVEAVWSRVTSRTRVLFLSHITSPTALILPVEPLLRRARRQGILTVVDGAHTPGQIPLDLRALDADFYAGNCHKWMCAPKGSGFLYARREVQPLLAPLVVSWGWRSGFIDEQEWQGTRDIAAFLSVPAAIEFLRANNWPEVRRTCHALASAARSALLALGGLPPLAPDSPTWYAQMVCVPLPLADADGARRRLWSEFGIEAPITVWDGRTLIRVSIQGYNSQADIDALVAAAGRLLEAEGERR; encoded by the coding sequence ATGCGTAGCGACGGGGCGGGCGGTTCGCCACGGGTCCCCGGCCCGAGCGACCTCCGCCCACAATTCCTCCTGCGCCCCGGGGTGGTCTTCCTCAATCACGGTTCGTACGGAGCCTGCCCCCGTCCGGTGTTCGACACCTACCAGCAATGGCAGCGGGAATTGGAAGAGCAACCGGTGGAGTTTCTCCACTACCGCTTCAAGGGACTGATGCGATCGGCGCGGGAGGCACTCTCGACGTTCCTCAACGTCGATCCGGATGACGTCATCTATGTCCCCAACGCCACGACCGGCCTCAACATCGTGGCCCGTTCCCTGGCGCTCCAGCCGGGCGACGAGATCCTGGGGACCGATCACGAGTACGGGGCGCTCGACCGGACGTGGAGGTTTGTCTGCGAGCAGCGGGGAGCCCGCTACGTGCGGGCCGGCGTGCCGGTACCGGTGGACTCCCCCGACCAGGTGGTGGAGGCGGTGTGGTCACGCGTCACCTCACGGACCCGCGTGCTCTTCCTCAGCCACATCACCTCGCCCACGGCGCTGATCCTCCCGGTCGAGCCTCTCCTACGGCGGGCGCGCCGGCAGGGGATCCTGACCGTGGTCGATGGGGCGCACACGCCGGGGCAGATCCCGCTGGATCTGCGCGCGCTCGACGCGGACTTCTATGCCGGGAACTGCCACAAGTGGATGTGCGCCCCCAAAGGATCGGGGTTTCTATACGCCCGCCGCGAGGTGCAACCCCTCCTGGCACCCTTGGTCGTGAGTTGGGGCTGGCGATCCGGGTTCATCGATGAACAGGAGTGGCAGGGGACCCGGGACATCGCCGCGTTCCTCTCCGTGCCGGCCGCGATCGAGTTTTTGCGGGCGAACAACTGGCCCGAGGTCCGTCGGACCTGCCACGCTCTGGCTTCGGCCGCCCGATCGGCGCTCCTGGCCCTTGGCGGCCTGCCCCCCCTCGCCCCGGACTCCCCCACCTGGTACGCGCAGATGGTGTGCGTCCCCCTCCCTCTCGCGGACGCGGACGGAGCGCGCCGCCGCTTGTGGTCCGAGTTCGGGATCGAAGCTCCGATCACCGTGTGGGACGGCCGCACCCTGATCCGGGTCTCCATCCAGGGCTACAACTCCCAGGCCGACATCGATGCGTTGGTGGCCGCGGCGGGCCGCCTGCTCGAGGCGGAGGGAGAGCGGCGCTAG
- a CDS encoding C-terminal binding protein, giving the protein MIAVGAGRRGPDGTNTPETEALGPIGAECIEVAAATEDEFISAARKADALISKGRPITKQIINGLEKCKVIALGSVGADTVDLAAATARGIPVTNVPDTFIEEVADHAMMLILATFRRVITMDRYVRDGRWRDGRPLLSQYPRLLGQALGFIGFGHVARAVAARAKPFGVRLLAYDPYIEELVITQCGAEPTGLTELLQRSDLISMHAPATADAHHLLTETHFRLMKRDALFINTGRGPTVDEAALIKALQEHWIAGAGLDVLEQEPPDPTNPLLRMDNVILTPHVASASARMDPSRWRRVGQEVALVLSGRRPMSCVNPSTLDRTGLVRWQPYSMERGPGA; this is encoded by the coding sequence ATCATTGCGGTGGGGGCGGGCCGTCGGGGGCCGGATGGAACCAACACACCGGAAACGGAAGCCCTGGGCCCGATCGGGGCGGAGTGCATTGAGGTCGCCGCCGCCACGGAGGACGAGTTCATCAGCGCGGCGCGGAAGGCCGACGCCCTGATTTCCAAAGGGCGACCCATCACCAAGCAGATCATCAACGGCCTGGAGAAGTGCAAGGTCATTGCCTTGGGCAGTGTCGGCGCCGACACCGTCGACCTGGCCGCGGCCACGGCCCGCGGGATCCCCGTCACCAATGTCCCGGACACGTTCATCGAAGAAGTGGCCGACCACGCGATGATGCTGATCCTGGCCACCTTTCGCCGGGTCATCACGATGGACCGGTACGTGCGGGACGGGCGCTGGCGGGACGGCCGACCGCTGCTTTCACAGTACCCTCGGCTACTGGGCCAGGCTCTTGGCTTCATCGGCTTTGGGCACGTGGCCAGGGCGGTCGCGGCCCGCGCGAAGCCCTTCGGCGTGAGGTTGCTGGCGTACGACCCATATATCGAGGAGTTGGTCATCACCCAGTGCGGCGCGGAACCGACGGGTTTGACGGAACTGCTGCAGCGGTCTGACCTCATCTCCATGCACGCCCCGGCGACGGCAGATGCACACCATCTCTTGACCGAGACGCACTTCCGGCTGATGAAACGGGATGCGCTGTTCATTAACACCGGTCGCGGTCCAACCGTGGACGAAGCGGCGCTGATCAAAGCCCTGCAAGAGCATTGGATCGCCGGCGCAGGGTTGGACGTGCTCGAACAGGAACCTCCCGACCCGACCAATCCCCTGCTGCGCATGGACAACGTCATCCTTACCCCGCACGTGGCCTCGGCCTCCGCCCGGATGGATCCCTCGCGGTGGCGGCGGGTGGGCCAGGAAGTGGCCCTGGTGCTGAGCGGCCGGCGGCCGATGAGCTGCGTCAACCCCTCGACCCTGGACCGAACGGGGCTGGTGCGGTGGCAGCCCTATTCCATGGAACGTGGGCCGGGGGCGTGA
- a CDS encoding cytochrome c oxidase assembly protein has translation MTATLRWTDWSWDPPIVAAIISAAAVYVWILRSFPVRDRRPLYFWGGCFVLVVALLSPVHAGAAYLFTLHMVQHMLLMIVAPPLLVLGMPATLIGWVYQRAALRRLYRELVSPAPVTILYNGILLFWHLPAAYDATLRSPTIHALEHASFVAGGLLFWGIIASPSPRLAGASVGMRLVMIGVADVVNFMLGFYLAFADHPLYVYYTVVPRLWGLSPLDDLRLGGAAMWVMGQMMYAIPLLALLYWFLWRGGEREGASARPAT, from the coding sequence ATGACCGCGACGCTGCGGTGGACGGATTGGAGTTGGGATCCCCCAATCGTCGCCGCGATCATTTCGGCGGCGGCCGTTTACGTGTGGATCCTTCGGTCCTTTCCCGTCCGGGATCGCCGGCCTTTGTATTTCTGGGGGGGGTGCTTCGTCCTGGTCGTTGCACTCCTGTCGCCCGTCCATGCCGGAGCCGCGTATCTGTTCACGCTGCACATGGTTCAGCATATGTTGCTCATGATCGTCGCCCCGCCGTTGCTCGTCCTGGGCATGCCGGCCACCCTCATCGGCTGGGTCTACCAACGGGCCGCCCTGCGGCGGCTTTACCGCGAGCTCGTATCCCCGGCCCCCGTCACCATCCTCTACAACGGGATTCTCCTCTTTTGGCATCTTCCCGCTGCGTACGACGCGACCCTGCGAAGTCCGACGATTCACGCGCTGGAGCACGCGAGTTTTGTGGCGGGCGGCCTGCTGTTCTGGGGGATCATCGCCTCCCCTTCGCCTCGATTGGCCGGTGCGTCGGTGGGGATGCGCTTGGTGATGATCGGCGTGGCCGACGTCGTGAACTTCATGTTGGGATTTTACCTGGCGTTCGCCGACCACCCCCTGTACGTGTATTACACGGTTGTGCCGCGCCTCTGGGGGCTCTCCCCGCTCGACGATCTCAGGCTGGGGGGAGCGGCGATGTGGGTGATGGGGCAGATGATGTACGCGATTCCGCTCCTTGCCCTGCTGTATTGGTTCCTCTGGCGAGGCGGAGAACGCGAGGGAGCCTCGGCGAGGCCCGCCACGTAA
- a CDS encoding cytochrome c, producing MMSGALFIGMGCLLAGFLLAVMGWRRTGPPFAARRYRVAIAVGFAIAGAAVVVRGSLLSPPSNHVGIDARRNPYPPTAASIAIGRRVYQTYCQTCHGLEGRGDGAAAVNLYPPPTDFMIHFASGHTHPDGRLFFWITYGMGGTGMPGFEHRLSDAERWHVINYLRTFTPTDR from the coding sequence ATGATGAGCGGGGCCTTGTTCATCGGGATGGGGTGTCTATTGGCGGGGTTTCTTCTAGCCGTCATGGGGTGGCGGAGGACAGGGCCGCCGTTCGCGGCAAGGCGCTATCGTGTAGCGATCGCGGTGGGGTTCGCCATCGCGGGGGCGGCGGTAGTGGTCAGGGGATCCCTCTTGTCGCCCCCGAGCAATCACGTGGGGATCGATGCTCGACGCAACCCCTATCCCCCGACCGCCGCGTCCATTGCCATCGGCAGGCGCGTGTACCAAACGTATTGTCAGACGTGTCACGGGTTGGAGGGGCGTGGCGACGGCGCCGCGGCGGTGAACCTCTACCCCCCGCCCACGGATTTCATGATCCATTTTGCGTCGGGCCATACGCATCCCGACGGCCGGCTGTTCTTCTGGATCACCTACGGCATGGGGGGTACCGGCATGCCGGGGTTCGAGCATCGGCTGTCCGACGCCGAGCGCTGGCATGTGATCAACTATCTTCGAACATTCACCCCGACCGATCGGTAA
- a CDS encoding amidohydrolase codes for MPLQSVLDFVQEQSPLFAELSDRIWETPELGLHEAKSSAALADALEAAGFSVQRGVAGMPTAFVAAYGDGRPTVALLGEFDALPGLSQARGATEPRPLIPQGPGHGCGHNLLGTAAAAAAMAVRHAIRRGELRGKVVFYGCPAEETLVGKVFMVKAGLFDDVDCALTWHPGSINRVMVEHLTAMNSARFTFSGVPSHAAATPEDGRSALDAVELMNVGANFLREHVHSSTRIHYVVTDGGQAPNVVPARAQVWYYVRAPHRAQVDEVYHRLLDIARGACLMTGTAHEVRLIAGCYDTLANEALGDVLHGNLEAIGAPQFTAEEKALARQLQATFAPGALPKAVQDLRRWGVSVGQPGDAGTDLFEGIAPHSGYGELVGGSTDVGDVSYVVPTAQVRTVTAPLGMPSHSWQNVVSVGSSIGRKGMLFAAQVLAASACDLLHQPELIARAREEFRLATTDDPYVSPVRDLERPAFD; via the coding sequence ATGCCGCTACAGTCCGTCTTGGATTTCGTGCAGGAGCAATCGCCGCTGTTCGCCGAGTTGAGCGACCGCATTTGGGAAACCCCCGAGCTCGGTCTCCACGAGGCCAAGAGCAGCGCCGCGCTCGCGGATGCGCTCGAGGCGGCCGGATTCTCGGTCCAGCGCGGGGTCGCCGGGATGCCCACGGCGTTTGTGGCCGCCTACGGCGATGGTCGGCCCACCGTCGCCCTTCTCGGGGAGTTCGATGCGCTGCCCGGGCTCAGCCAGGCCCGCGGAGCGACCGAACCCCGCCCGCTTATTCCGCAGGGTCCCGGCCACGGCTGCGGTCACAACCTTCTGGGGACGGCCGCAGCCGCGGCCGCGATGGCCGTCCGGCATGCGATCCGACGGGGCGAGCTCCGCGGGAAGGTCGTGTTCTACGGCTGCCCGGCCGAGGAGACGTTGGTCGGGAAGGTCTTTATGGTCAAGGCCGGTCTCTTCGACGATGTCGACTGTGCGTTGACGTGGCACCCGGGATCGATCAATCGGGTGATGGTTGAACACCTGACCGCGATGAATTCCGCGCGGTTCACCTTTTCCGGGGTGCCCTCGCACGCCGCCGCCACCCCGGAGGATGGACGGAGTGCCCTGGATGCCGTTGAACTGATGAACGTCGGCGCCAACTTCCTGCGCGAACACGTGCACAGCTCGACGCGCATCCACTACGTGGTGACCGACGGCGGTCAGGCTCCGAATGTGGTCCCGGCCCGCGCCCAGGTCTGGTACTACGTGCGCGCGCCGCATCGGGCCCAGGTGGATGAGGTCTACCACCGCCTCCTCGACATCGCGCGCGGCGCCTGCCTGATGACCGGGACCGCCCACGAGGTTCGACTGATCGCCGGGTGCTACGATACGCTGGCCAATGAAGCGCTCGGTGACGTTCTGCACGGCAACCTCGAGGCCATCGGAGCTCCCCAATTTACCGCCGAAGAAAAGGCCCTGGCCCGCCAGTTGCAGGCGACCTTCGCCCCCGGGGCCCTTCCCAAGGCCGTTCAGGACCTCCGGCGGTGGGGTGTCTCTGTGGGCCAGCCGGGCGACGCCGGGACCGATTTATTCGAAGGGATCGCCCCGCACTCTGGGTACGGCGAACTGGTCGGCGGGTCCACCGATGTGGGCGACGTGTCCTACGTCGTGCCGACCGCCCAGGTGCGCACGGTGACGGCTCCGTTGGGGATGCCGAGTCATTCCTGGCAGAATGTCGTGAGCGTCGGGAGCTCCATCGGTCGGAAGGGAATGCTCTTTGCCGCACAGGTCCTCGCCGCATCGGCCTGCGATCTCCTCCACCAGCCGGAGCTGATCGCCCGAGCCCGTGAGGAGTTTCGCCTGGCGACCACCGACGACCCCTACGTGTCTCCGGTGCGGGATTTGGAGCGCCCCGCGTTTGACTGA
- a CDS encoding glycosyltransferase family A protein: MIKAIAGGGPLTFSVVLPTFNNARMLPSAIEALLAQETDAPYEIIVVDNNSSDETRSVVRSYARRARPEVRYVLEQTQGSSAARNAGIRVAQGEVVAFTDDDCAPAPDWLQVLAATYGAYPEAWCVGGKIALVLPDACPLWFRNASPRYDMAAFFAHLDMGEGTIRLAHPRALWTANFSARRSTFTRVGVFETALGISKSGRLTGEDLEFCYRTYRSGGIIYYCGQAVVRHSVRASRMTKRYFRYGAYWGGRTAAHPLIRGPISTGGATHAAAIMAKDCVKMLAYYAVGRGQRAFECELAIRQRVGSAVGTIGSWFGG, translated from the coding sequence ATGATCAAGGCGATCGCGGGCGGAGGACCGCTCACGTTTTCCGTCGTGCTCCCGACCTTCAACAATGCACGGATGCTGCCGTCGGCGATCGAGGCTCTCCTTGCCCAGGAAACGGATGCGCCCTACGAGATCATCGTCGTTGACAACAACTCCTCCGATGAGACCCGATCGGTGGTTCGCTCCTACGCGCGCCGCGCCCGTCCGGAGGTGCGGTACGTCCTTGAGCAAACGCAGGGGTCCTCCGCCGCCCGCAACGCCGGGATCCGCGTGGCGCAGGGGGAGGTTGTGGCGTTTACTGATGATGACTGCGCGCCGGCCCCCGACTGGTTGCAGGTTCTGGCCGCCACGTATGGGGCCTACCCCGAAGCGTGGTGCGTCGGGGGCAAGATTGCGCTGGTCCTCCCCGATGCCTGCCCGCTGTGGTTCCGCAACGCCTCCCCCCGTTACGATATGGCCGCATTCTTCGCCCATCTCGATATGGGCGAGGGGACCATCCGGCTTGCGCACCCACGCGCACTGTGGACGGCAAACTTCTCGGCCCGGAGGAGTACGTTCACACGTGTCGGGGTGTTCGAAACGGCGCTGGGCATTTCGAAGTCGGGTCGCCTGACCGGCGAGGATCTCGAGTTTTGCTATCGGACGTACCGGAGCGGAGGGATCATATACTACTGCGGCCAAGCGGTGGTGCGGCACTCCGTTCGGGCGTCCCGGATGACCAAGCGGTACTTCCGTTACGGAGCCTATTGGGGAGGCAGGACCGCGGCCCACCCATTGATCCGCGGGCCGATATCCACCGGCGGGGCCACCCATGCGGCGGCCATCATGGCGAAGGATTGCGTGAAGATGCTCGCCTACTATGCCGTGGGCCGCGGGCAGCGGGCCTTTGAATGCGAACTGGCGATTCGACAACGCGTGGGCAGCGCGGTCGGAACGATCGGGAGCTGGTTCGGGGGTTGA
- a CDS encoding penicillin acylase family protein, translated as MALTRQDLTAALPDLNESIRPLGLRSGAEIWRDQDGIPHITAASAHDAFFVQGFVHAQDRLWHMEYDRRRAYGRWAEYAGPAGLAQDIYLRRLRLGVTARQDYDAVNPSTREMLGAYAAGVNAFLAAARTLPVEFQLLDARPEPWTPWDSVAVFKVRHVEMGPWQAKLWRARLLRHLGPDLTAKLCPGTQPTPTLIIPPGVEYRGPLPDGLEILAAGAPALAEAGDWEGGSNSWALSGRRTASGKPLVAGDPHRALDVPGVYYQNHLACPDFDAIGLSFPGVPGMPHFGHNRFVAWCVTHAMADNQDLFIERFDPADPGRYLFQGAWRRATGVRETIRVRGAAPVEIEVTVTHHGPVALGDPRRGHAIAFRYSATSDANHTFEVFQPMLRAVSADDLETAMKPWVDPVNNFVFADIHGAIGYRTRGRVPVRAAANAWLPVPGWDGAHEWQGVIPFQDMPAQRDPETGWIATANSRIAGPDYRYYLGLDFAPDFRTRRVIARLQPLDRATSPDMEAIHADRVSIPARELVSLLESVAPTDSLARQALDRLRAWDGTVDRDGVAPTIYAALRERLMRDLLSPVLGPLAAEAFAAVPGGAVNHVARLKGLLPEWIGRDDRTLLRPGETWASALNHALEGAVADLRETLGPNPDAWRWGRLHVAQPHHPLSATFPGDAALLDPPAVAVGGDGETVQAGGFVPASGYAVTLTSVARYVFDLGNWSRSAWIVPLGASGHPGSPHYADQASDWSEARLRPMRYDWNRIRAEAERHQRLDPGEKI; from the coding sequence ATGGCGTTGACCCGACAGGATCTCACAGCGGCGCTCCCCGACCTCAACGAATCGATCCGCCCTCTGGGCCTCCGATCGGGTGCGGAGATCTGGCGCGATCAAGACGGCATCCCGCACATCACGGCGGCCTCGGCCCATGATGCGTTCTTCGTTCAGGGGTTCGTGCACGCTCAGGATCGCCTCTGGCACATGGAGTACGATCGGCGCCGCGCCTACGGGCGTTGGGCGGAGTACGCCGGCCCGGCCGGCCTCGCGCAGGATATCTACCTCCGCCGCCTCCGGCTCGGTGTGACGGCCCGTCAAGATTACGATGCCGTGAATCCGTCCACGCGTGAGATGCTCGGAGCGTACGCCGCCGGGGTGAACGCGTTTCTCGCCGCGGCGCGGACCCTTCCCGTCGAATTTCAGCTGCTGGACGCCCGTCCCGAACCTTGGACGCCGTGGGACAGCGTGGCCGTGTTCAAGGTGCGGCACGTGGAGATGGGCCCCTGGCAGGCTAAGCTGTGGCGCGCCCGGCTCCTCCGCCACCTGGGCCCGGACCTGACGGCGAAGCTCTGTCCCGGCACCCAGCCGACCCCCACGCTGATCATCCCTCCTGGAGTCGAGTACCGCGGACCCCTCCCCGATGGGCTCGAAATCCTCGCCGCCGGGGCACCCGCTCTGGCGGAGGCCGGTGATTGGGAAGGCGGGAGTAACAGTTGGGCCCTCTCCGGACGGAGAACGGCATCGGGCAAACCCCTGGTCGCCGGGGATCCGCATCGGGCCCTTGATGTGCCGGGCGTCTACTATCAGAATCACCTTGCCTGCCCCGACTTCGACGCGATCGGACTGTCGTTCCCCGGGGTCCCCGGCATGCCGCACTTCGGCCATAATCGGTTCGTCGCCTGGTGCGTCACCCACGCGATGGCCGACAACCAAGACCTCTTCATCGAGCGCTTCGACCCGGCAGACCCCGGCCGGTACCTGTTCCAGGGCGCCTGGCGGCGGGCGACCGGCGTCCGTGAAACCATTCGCGTGCGCGGCGCCGCGCCCGTCGAAATCGAAGTCACCGTCACACACCACGGACCGGTCGCTCTTGGTGACCCGCGGCGCGGGCACGCGATCGCCTTCCGCTACAGCGCGACCAGCGACGCGAACCACACCTTCGAGGTATTCCAGCCGATGCTGCGAGCGGTGTCCGCCGATGATCTGGAAACGGCGATGAAGCCCTGGGTCGACCCCGTGAACAACTTCGTGTTTGCCGATATCCACGGGGCGATCGGCTATCGAACGCGAGGCCGGGTCCCGGTGCGGGCCGCGGCCAACGCCTGGCTCCCCGTGCCCGGTTGGGACGGCGCCCACGAGTGGCAGGGCGTGATTCCCTTCCAGGACATGCCGGCGCAGCGGGACCCCGAGACCGGGTGGATCGCGACGGCCAACAGCAGGATCGCCGGGCCTGACTACCGATACTACTTGGGGCTCGATTTCGCCCCCGACTTTCGTACGCGGCGCGTCATCGCGCGCCTCCAACCCCTCGATCGGGCGACATCACCCGACATGGAGGCGATCCACGCCGACCGGGTGTCGATCCCGGCCCGCGAGCTGGTCAGCCTCCTCGAGTCCGTCGCCCCGACGGATTCCCTGGCGCGGCAGGCACTCGACCGGCTCCGCGCCTGGGATGGTACGGTAGACCGCGACGGCGTGGCGCCGACGATCTACGCCGCGCTGCGAGAACGGCTGATGCGCGACCTCCTGTCCCCGGTCCTCGGCCCGCTCGCCGCCGAGGCCTTCGCCGCCGTGCCGGGCGGTGCGGTCAATCACGTGGCCAGGCTCAAGGGTCTCCTCCCCGAATGGATCGGCCGCGACGACCGCACGCTGCTCCGGCCGGGAGAAACGTGGGCGAGCGCGCTGAACCATGCGCTTGAGGGGGCGGTGGCAGATCTCAGGGAAACGCTCGGCCCGAATCCCGACGCGTGGCGCTGGGGACGGCTCCACGTGGCGCAGCCCCATCACCCACTCTCCGCGACGTTCCCTGGAGACGCTGCGCTGCTCGATCCACCGGCGGTTGCGGTGGGCGGCGATGGCGAGACCGTACAGGCAGGGGGGTTCGTCCCCGCGTCCGGCTACGCGGTGACGCTCACATCCGTCGCCCGGTACGTCTTCGATCTGGGGAACTGGAGCAGGAGCGCGTGGATCGTCCCCCTCGGCGCCTCCGGGCACCCGGGCAGCCCGCACTACGCGGATCAGGCATCGGACTGGTCAGAGGCCCGCCTTCGGCCGATGCGCTACGATTGGAACCGCATCCGCGCGGAAGCGGAGCGCCATCAACGCCTCGATCCCGGGGAGAAGATCTGA
- a CDS encoding glycosyltransferase family 2 protein: MAGHEVGAMTQKPPLVSVVITTRNRATVLPGALDSVFAQAGRGREFDLEVIVVDDASDDETPQVAGRYPTVRFIRLPVNRGISRARNAGIEVCRGDYVAFLDDDDVWLPHKLRLQVSAMVAHPEIGVVYSQAVVRFQDRESVCPDSRTAPSGDIFRRLLLQNFCGNTLGVLLRRDALEPARFTETLPIGEDFDLWLRLAHRVPFLFVPGIVAVYQRSLDGSWSKMIADGTFARAMHTVVEGALALRAEPGSSRLARKIRANVDLSVAWELVVLRRYEAARHHLGLALAAFPEFAVDPGARASLAHVAGAIAATSAAPLAAAREFCAIFLAEPTRGTGMWLRRRRLLADVWWETAAIGRAEGRLDARRLGTAAVQAVLAYPPNLRRKALLALIAGGVRSRLPLRK, translated from the coding sequence ATGGCCGGTCATGAAGTGGGCGCAATGACACAAAAGCCTCCACTGGTTAGCGTCGTCATCACGACGCGGAATCGAGCAACAGTACTGCCGGGGGCCCTGGACTCGGTCTTTGCGCAGGCCGGGAGAGGCCGGGAGTTTGATCTCGAGGTCATCGTCGTCGACGATGCCTCCGACGACGAGACGCCTCAGGTTGCGGGTCGCTATCCAACCGTCCGCTTCATCCGCCTTCCGGTGAACCGGGGGATCAGTAGGGCGCGGAACGCGGGCATCGAGGTGTGTCGTGGAGACTACGTGGCGTTCTTGGACGACGACGACGTCTGGCTTCCGCACAAGCTTCGCCTCCAAGTTTCCGCTATGGTGGCACACCCCGAAATCGGAGTCGTTTACAGTCAAGCCGTCGTCAGGTTTCAGGATCGCGAATCGGTCTGCCCCGACTCGAGGACCGCGCCGTCCGGGGATATTTTTCGCCGGCTTCTTCTCCAGAACTTCTGCGGCAACACGCTGGGCGTTCTTCTCCGCCGCGATGCGCTCGAACCGGCCAGGTTCACCGAAACCCTGCCGATCGGAGAAGACTTCGACCTGTGGTTGCGGCTTGCCCATCGCGTTCCATTCCTGTTCGTCCCCGGGATCGTGGCGGTGTACCAGCGGTCCTTGGACGGGTCGTGGTCGAAGATGATCGCCGATGGGACATTTGCACGTGCCATGCACACCGTGGTCGAAGGGGCGCTGGCTTTGCGTGCGGAACCCGGGTCATCCCGGTTGGCGCGGAAGATCCGCGCCAACGTGGACCTGAGCGTTGCCTGGGAACTGGTAGTCCTCCGTCGGTACGAGGCGGCGCGGCATCATCTCGGCTTGGCCCTTGCCGCCTTTCCCGAGTTTGCCGTCGACCCGGGCGCGAGGGCGAGCCTGGCGCATGTCGCCGGGGCCATCGCCGCGACATCAGCGGCACCCCTCGCCGCCGCCCGCGAGTTCTGCGCGATATTCCTGGCCGAACCCACCCGGGGGACCGGTATGTGGCTCCGGCGGCGGCGGTTGCTGGCAGATGTTTGGTGGGAGACGGCGGCGATCGGCCGAGCCGAGGGCCGCCTCGACGCCCGGAGGCTCGGAACGGCCGCGGTGCAGGCGGTTCTGGCCTACCCTCCGAACCTCCGGCGGAAGGCACTGCTGGCGCTGATCGCCGGCGGCGTCCGGAGCCGCCTGCCCCTACGCAAATGA